The following are encoded together in the Gordonia insulae genome:
- a CDS encoding YciI family protein: MKYMLIMRATEEAVAASADIDFTEIINAMGRFNEEMINAGVLLAGEGLSDPSEGFVVTFTADEDPLVTDGPYGEIHELFNGFWILQVAGRAEAVEWAKKAPLGPGAKLEVRRVTDESDFEDFADNEYIQKEKVWRQEAETK; this comes from the coding sequence ATGAAATACATGCTGATCATGCGCGCCACCGAGGAAGCCGTCGCCGCATCTGCCGACATCGATTTCACCGAGATCATCAACGCGATGGGGCGGTTCAACGAGGAGATGATCAACGCGGGCGTCCTGCTCGCGGGCGAAGGCCTCAGTGACCCGTCGGAGGGCTTTGTGGTGACCTTCACCGCCGACGAGGATCCCCTGGTCACCGACGGCCCGTACGGCGAGATCCACGAACTGTTCAACGGATTCTGGATTCTGCAGGTCGCCGGCCGTGCGGAGGCCGTCGAGTGGGCCAAGAAGGCACCGCTCGGTCCCGGCGCCAAGCTCGAGGTCCGACGGGTCACCGACGAGTCCGACTTCGAGGACTTCGCCGACAACGAGTACATCCAGAAGGAGAAGGTCTGGCGCCAGGAGGCCGAGACCAAGTGA
- a CDS encoding RNA polymerase sigma factor, with the protein MSDTDIRRSVDAVWRIEGSRIVASLARVVGDVGLAEDLAQEAVAEALETWPRSGVPRNAGAWLTAVAKRRAIDGWRRQERLDDRYQAIARDLGTVTEEEWEPVRDDVLKLVFAACHPVLNRESQVALTLRVVGGLSTEELARLFLTTVPTVQQRIVRAKKTLSAARVPYEVPEPAEWPARLNGVLGVIYLIFTEGYSATAGETWMRRELADEALRLGRILATLTPREPEVHGLVALMELQASRFGARLGANGRPVLLADQDRRRWDRGQIARGTAALERSDGLGKGRGPYALQAAIAACHTDASDVDSTDWPQIVVLYEALEQLTRNPVVTLNKVVAISMASGPEQALTLLDVEVDEKKLAGSHLLPSVRGELLSRLGRVDEARGELERARDLSTNGDQRRVLEEKIAGL; encoded by the coding sequence GTGAGCGACACCGACATCCGGCGGTCCGTCGATGCGGTGTGGCGCATCGAGGGCAGCCGGATCGTCGCGTCGCTCGCCCGCGTCGTCGGGGACGTCGGCCTGGCCGAGGACCTGGCGCAAGAAGCCGTCGCCGAGGCGCTGGAGACCTGGCCGCGCTCGGGTGTCCCCCGCAACGCGGGCGCCTGGCTGACGGCGGTCGCCAAACGTCGTGCCATCGACGGCTGGCGACGGCAGGAACGCCTCGACGATCGATACCAGGCCATCGCCCGCGACCTGGGCACGGTCACCGAGGAGGAATGGGAACCGGTCCGCGACGACGTGCTCAAACTGGTGTTCGCCGCATGCCATCCCGTCCTGAACCGGGAATCTCAGGTCGCGTTGACCCTGCGCGTGGTCGGCGGGCTGAGCACCGAGGAACTCGCCCGGCTGTTCTTGACCACGGTGCCGACTGTCCAACAGCGGATCGTCCGGGCGAAGAAGACATTGTCGGCGGCTCGGGTGCCCTACGAGGTGCCCGAGCCGGCGGAATGGCCGGCCCGCCTCAATGGCGTACTCGGTGTCATCTATCTGATCTTCACGGAGGGCTATTCCGCGACGGCCGGCGAAACCTGGATGCGCCGTGAACTGGCCGATGAGGCACTACGCCTGGGCCGCATACTCGCCACGCTCACACCGCGCGAGCCCGAGGTCCACGGGTTGGTCGCGCTGATGGAACTCCAGGCGTCCCGCTTTGGTGCGCGCCTCGGCGCGAACGGCCGTCCGGTGCTGTTGGCCGACCAGGACCGGCGCCGCTGGGATCGGGGCCAGATCGCTCGTGGCACAGCGGCACTCGAGCGAAGCGACGGCCTCGGCAAGGGGCGCGGACCGTACGCGTTGCAGGCGGCCATCGCCGCCTGCCACACGGATGCGAGCGACGTGGACTCGACCGACTGGCCACAGATCGTCGTGCTCTACGAAGCACTGGAACAGTTGACGCGCAACCCGGTGGTCACCCTCAACAAAGTGGTGGCCATCTCCATGGCGTCGGGGCCCGAACAGGCGCTGACTCTGCTCGACGTCGAGGTGGACGAGAAGAAGCTCGCAGGCTCGCACCTGCTGCCGAGCGTGCGCGGTGAACTGCTCAGCCGACTCGGTCGCGTCGACGAGGCGCGCGGTGAACTCGAGCGCGCCCGCGACCTCAGTACCAACGGTGACCAGAGGCGCGTGCTGGAGGAGAAGATCGCGGGTCTGTGA
- a CDS encoding ATP-dependent Clp protease ATP-binding subunit: protein MFERFTDRARRVVVLAQEEARMLNHNYIGTEHILLGLIHEGEGVAAKALESLGISLEGVRSQVEEIIGQGQQAPSGHIPFTPRAKKVLELSLREALQLGHNYIGTEHILLGLIREGEGVAAQVLVKLGADLNRVRQQVIQLLSGYQGKEPQEAGTGGRSTEAGTPSTSLVLDQFGRNLTAAAGEGKLDPVIGREKEIERVMQVLSRRTKNNPVLIGEPGVGKTAVVEGLAQAIVNGQVPETLKDKQLYTLDLGSLVAGSRYRGDFEERLKKVLKEINTRGDIILFIDELHTLVGAGAAEGAIDAASILKPKLARGELQTIGATTLDEYRKYIEKDAALERRFQPVQVGEPSVEHTIEILKGLRDRYESHHRVSITDGALVAAATLADRYINDRFLPDKAIDLIDEAGARMRIRRMTAPPDLREFDDRIADARKEKESAIDAQDFEKAANLRDKEKQLVAERAEREKQWRSGDMDVVAEVDDEQIAEVLGNWTGIPVFKLTEEETTRLLRMEDELHKRIIGQEDAVKAVSKAIRRTRAGLKDPKRPSGSFIFAGPSGVGKTELSKALANFLFGEDDALIQIDMGEFHDRFTASRLFGAPPGYVGYEEGGQLTEKVRRKPFSVVLFDEIEKAHSEIYNTLLQVLEDGRLTDGQGRTVDFKNTVLIFTSNLGTGDISKAVGLGFTQGGSDGSQYERMKQKVNDELKKHFRPEFLNRIDDVIVFHQLTRDEIIQMVDLMINRVETQLKNKDMAIELTDQAKALLAKRGFDPVLGARPLRRTIQREIEDQLSEKILFNEIGAGQIILVDVEGWDGEDDGEDAKFVFTGSDKPREVPDAPAELTKAGDSKGEAS, encoded by the coding sequence ATGTTCGAACGGTTCACCGACCGCGCACGTCGCGTCGTCGTCCTGGCGCAAGAAGAAGCGCGGATGCTCAACCACAACTACATCGGCACCGAGCACATCCTCCTCGGCCTCATCCATGAGGGTGAGGGCGTTGCGGCCAAGGCGCTCGAGTCCCTCGGGATCTCGCTCGAGGGTGTCCGCAGCCAGGTCGAGGAGATCATCGGCCAGGGCCAGCAGGCGCCGTCGGGGCACATCCCCTTCACCCCGCGTGCCAAGAAGGTCCTCGAGCTCTCGCTGCGTGAGGCCCTGCAGCTCGGCCACAACTACATCGGCACCGAGCACATCCTCCTCGGCCTCATCCGTGAGGGTGAGGGCGTGGCCGCCCAGGTGCTGGTCAAGCTGGGCGCCGACCTGAACCGGGTCCGTCAGCAGGTCATCCAGCTGCTGTCCGGCTACCAGGGCAAGGAGCCGCAGGAGGCGGGCACCGGCGGTCGCAGCACCGAGGCCGGCACCCCGTCGACCTCGCTCGTGCTCGACCAGTTCGGTCGCAACCTGACCGCTGCCGCGGGCGAGGGCAAACTCGACCCGGTCATCGGTCGCGAGAAGGAGATCGAGCGGGTCATGCAGGTGCTGTCCCGCCGCACCAAGAACAACCCGGTGCTCATCGGCGAGCCGGGCGTCGGCAAGACCGCCGTGGTGGAGGGCCTCGCGCAGGCCATCGTCAACGGCCAGGTGCCCGAGACGCTCAAGGACAAGCAGCTCTACACCCTCGACCTCGGTTCGCTGGTCGCCGGTAGCCGCTACCGCGGTGACTTCGAGGAACGCCTGAAGAAGGTCCTCAAGGAGATCAACACCCGCGGCGACATCATCCTGTTCATCGACGAGCTGCACACGCTGGTCGGCGCGGGAGCCGCCGAGGGCGCGATCGACGCCGCGTCGATCCTCAAGCCGAAGCTGGCCCGCGGCGAGTTGCAGACCATCGGCGCCACCACCCTCGACGAGTACCGCAAGTACATCGAGAAGGATGCCGCACTCGAGCGCCGGTTCCAGCCGGTCCAGGTCGGTGAGCCGTCCGTCGAGCACACCATCGAGATCCTCAAGGGGCTGCGCGACCGCTACGAGAGCCACCACCGGGTGTCCATCACCGATGGTGCGCTGGTGGCGGCGGCGACGCTGGCCGACCGCTACATCAACGACCGGTTCCTGCCGGACAAGGCGATCGACCTCATCGACGAGGCGGGGGCGCGTATGCGCATCCGCCGGATGACCGCTCCGCCAGATCTCCGCGAGTTCGACGATCGCATCGCCGATGCCCGCAAGGAGAAGGAGTCCGCGATCGACGCGCAGGACTTCGAGAAGGCGGCCAACCTCCGCGACAAGGAGAAGCAGCTCGTCGCCGAGCGGGCCGAGCGTGAGAAGCAATGGCGCAGTGGTGATATGGACGTCGTGGCCGAGGTCGACGACGAGCAGATCGCCGAGGTCCTCGGTAACTGGACCGGTATCCCGGTGTTCAAGCTCACCGAGGAGGAGACCACCCGTCTGCTCCGCATGGAGGACGAGCTGCACAAGCGGATCATCGGCCAGGAGGATGCCGTCAAGGCCGTCTCCAAGGCGATCCGTCGTACCCGCGCAGGTCTGAAGGATCCGAAGCGTCCGTCGGGCTCGTTCATCTTCGCCGGCCCGTCCGGCGTCGGTAAGACCGAGCTCTCCAAGGCGCTCGCGAACTTCCTGTTCGGCGAGGACGACGCGCTCATCCAGATCGACATGGGCGAGTTCCACGACCGCTTCACCGCGTCGCGTCTGTTCGGTGCCCCTCCCGGCTACGTCGGGTACGAAGAGGGCGGCCAGCTCACCGAGAAGGTGCGCCGCAAGCCGTTCTCGGTGGTGCTGTTCGACGAGATCGAGAAGGCTCACTCGGAGATCTACAACACCCTGTTGCAGGTGCTCGAGGACGGCCGTCTCACCGACGGTCAGGGCCGTACGGTCGACTTCAAGAACACCGTGCTGATCTTCACCTCGAACCTCGGTACCGGTGACATCTCGAAGGCTGTCGGACTGGGCTTCACCCAGGGCGGCAGCGACGGTTCGCAGTACGAGCGGATGAAGCAGAAGGTCAACGACGAGCTGAAGAAGCACTTCCGCCCCGAGTTCCTCAACCGCATCGACGACGTCATCGTGTTCCATCAGCTGACGCGCGACGAGATCATCCAGATGGTCGATCTGATGATCAATCGTGTGGAGACGCAGTTGAAGAACAAGGACATGGCGATCGAGCTGACCGACCAGGCCAAGGCGCTGTTGGCCAAGCGTGGGTTCGATCCCGTGCTCGGCGCCCGACCGCTGCGCCGGACCATCCAGCGCGAGATCGAGGACCAGCTCTCGGAGAAGATCCTGTTCAACGAGATCGGCGCAGGCCAGATCATTCTGGTCGACGTCGAGGGCTGGGACGGCGAAGACGACGGCGAAGATGCCAAGTTCGTGTTCACCGGTTCCGACAAGCCGCGTGAGGTGCCCGACGCTCCTGCCGAGCTGACCAAGGCCGGCGACAGCAAGGGCGAGGCGAGCTAG
- a CDS encoding VOC family protein: protein MATATIGSMLLSSDDPGRLGRWYASVFEAPVPTDDGSGYPVLNLDGFYIMFDKRDDVSGPNPGGARAILNVEVDDPVATAARLDELGAEWVSPLADRDGSFFGCVKDPDGNFLQILRISDEFEAEMSNPTSAYSGFAVRDLDVTTEFYRDVLGMRVLRFAMGVLGIRINRQTTVLAYPKPDHRPAGYTMLNIPVDDLEKTIDDLAARGVEFLRYDGFDQDDRAIARGDGSGDGNGPDIAWFTDPSGNVISVHSK from the coding sequence ATGGCAACTGCAACGATCGGCTCAATGCTCCTGTCCAGCGACGACCCGGGTCGGCTCGGCCGCTGGTACGCGTCCGTGTTCGAGGCGCCCGTGCCGACCGATGACGGTTCCGGCTATCCGGTCCTGAATCTCGACGGCTTCTACATCATGTTCGACAAGCGCGACGACGTCTCCGGGCCCAATCCGGGCGGTGCCCGTGCGATCCTCAACGTCGAGGTCGACGACCCGGTCGCGACGGCGGCGCGGCTGGATGAACTCGGTGCCGAATGGGTGAGTCCGCTCGCCGACCGCGACGGCAGCTTCTTCGGTTGCGTCAAGGACCCCGACGGAAACTTCCTGCAGATCCTGCGCATCTCCGACGAGTTCGAGGCCGAGATGAGCAATCCGACCTCCGCCTACAGCGGTTTCGCGGTCCGCGATCTCGACGTCACCACGGAGTTCTACCGCGATGTCCTCGGCATGCGGGTGCTGCGCTTTGCCATGGGAGTGCTCGGGATCCGGATCAACCGTCAGACCACCGTGCTGGCGTACCCGAAGCCCGACCATCGGCCCGCCGGCTACACGATGCTCAACATCCCGGTCGACGATCTCGAAAAGACGATCGACGACCTGGCTGCCAGGGGCGTGGAGTTCCTGCGGTACGACGGCTTCGATCAGGACGATCGGGCAATCGCGCGTGGCGATGGGAGCGGCGACGGGAACGGCCCGGATATCGCCTGGTTCACCGATCCGTCCGGAAATGTCATCTCCGTGCACTCGAAATGA
- the betT gene encoding choline BCCT transporter BetT: protein MSDDARPHQNSTDDITGTSGAPHPEAGRSSVNVAVFVTSATIVLAFAIWALVSPDTADSVINDVREFISRWFGWWYFILATGIVGVVIFLGASKYGRYRLGPEESRPEYSLFTWTAMLFAAGIGIDLMFFSVAEPVTHFLNPPVGPAETNAAAREAVTWTVFHYGVTGWAMYALMGGALAYFAFRHNLPLTIRAALYPIFGKRVEGRWGDAIDVAAVLGTIFGIATSLGIGVVQLNYGLNEIFGISQGKAAQIGLIVLSVIIATASATSGVDKGIRRLSELNVILAIILLVYILVAGKTDFLLNGLTQNAGDYVSTFADRTLDTFAWDQVNPTPGNDARGFVDGWTLFFWAWWVAWAPFVGLFLARISRGRTMRQFIFGVLVVPFSFILLWISIFGNSALEVARGDQDFAETTASTPEAGFYSLLEQYPGSTLLIGIATITGLLFYVTSADSGSLVMGNFTSRLPDPMADCAKSVRIFWSVAIGLLTLSMLFAGGGDGSILTLQAATVIMGLPFSFVLGLICISLLRAVRNEAYKTDSYRTTLPKAIAAGRGSSEHGSWRQRLVGTLRYPGPSATRKFVTGSILPAMREVADQFEREGISATVDDSAVSEGLPSPRLIVELAHEPRFEYCVWPVSAPTPTYAVLSQRSDDRYFRCEVYLTEGSQGYSLNGYNREQVIGDILDQYERHLGYLHLRRAATDHGPDTVVDAPDPEPEGTPA from the coding sequence ATGAGTGATGACGCTCGGCCTCACCAGAACAGCACCGACGACATCACCGGCACCTCCGGTGCCCCCCATCCCGAAGCGGGCCGCAGCTCGGTCAATGTCGCGGTCTTCGTGACGTCCGCAACGATCGTTCTCGCCTTCGCGATCTGGGCCCTGGTCTCTCCGGACACGGCCGACAGTGTCATCAACGACGTCCGCGAGTTCATCTCCCGGTGGTTCGGCTGGTGGTATTTCATTCTCGCGACCGGAATCGTGGGCGTCGTCATCTTCCTGGGGGCCAGCAAGTACGGCCGATACCGGCTCGGCCCCGAGGAATCCCGGCCCGAGTACAGCCTGTTCACCTGGACCGCCATGCTCTTCGCGGCCGGAATCGGCATCGACCTCATGTTCTTCTCGGTCGCCGAACCCGTCACCCACTTCCTCAATCCGCCCGTCGGGCCGGCCGAGACCAACGCCGCCGCCCGCGAGGCGGTCACCTGGACGGTGTTCCACTACGGCGTCACCGGGTGGGCGATGTACGCCCTCATGGGCGGCGCCCTGGCCTACTTCGCGTTCCGCCACAACCTGCCGCTGACCATCCGGGCTGCGCTGTACCCGATCTTCGGGAAGAGGGTCGAGGGGCGCTGGGGTGATGCCATCGACGTCGCCGCGGTCCTCGGGACCATCTTCGGGATCGCGACGTCTCTGGGCATCGGTGTGGTCCAGCTGAACTACGGACTGAACGAGATCTTCGGGATCTCCCAGGGCAAAGCCGCCCAGATCGGTTTGATCGTGCTGTCGGTGATCATCGCCACCGCGTCGGCGACGTCGGGCGTCGACAAGGGCATCCGGCGCCTGTCCGAGTTGAACGTGATCCTCGCGATCATCCTGCTCGTCTACATCCTCGTGGCGGGTAAGACCGACTTCCTGCTCAACGGCCTCACCCAGAACGCGGGAGACTACGTGTCCACGTTCGCGGACCGCACGCTCGACACCTTCGCGTGGGATCAGGTCAATCCGACTCCGGGCAACGACGCCCGCGGATTCGTCGACGGCTGGACGCTGTTCTTCTGGGCGTGGTGGGTGGCGTGGGCGCCGTTCGTCGGCCTGTTCCTCGCAAGGATCTCCCGCGGACGCACGATGCGCCAGTTCATCTTCGGCGTCCTGGTCGTTCCGTTCAGCTTCATCCTGCTGTGGATCTCGATCTTCGGGAACAGCGCACTCGAGGTGGCGCGCGGCGACCAGGACTTCGCCGAGACCACCGCGTCGACCCCGGAAGCCGGCTTCTACTCGCTGCTCGAGCAGTATCCCGGCTCCACGCTGCTCATCGGGATCGCGACCATCACCGGCCTGCTGTTCTACGTGACCAGTGCCGACTCCGGTTCCCTCGTGATGGGCAATTTCACCTCGCGACTACCGGATCCGATGGCCGACTGCGCGAAGTCGGTGCGCATCTTCTGGTCCGTGGCGATCGGACTTCTCACGCTGTCGATGCTGTTCGCCGGCGGCGGCGACGGGTCGATCCTCACGTTGCAGGCCGCGACGGTGATCATGGGACTGCCGTTCTCGTTCGTGCTCGGCCTCATCTGCATCTCGCTGCTGAGAGCGGTCCGCAACGAGGCGTACAAGACGGACAGTTATCGGACCACGCTGCCCAAGGCGATCGCCGCGGGACGGGGCTCCTCAGAACACGGCAGTTGGCGACAGCGCCTCGTCGGGACGTTGCGCTACCCCGGCCCGTCGGCGACGCGGAAGTTCGTCACGGGTTCGATCCTGCCCGCGATGCGGGAGGTCGCCGATCAGTTCGAGCGGGAGGGCATCTCGGCAACGGTCGACGACTCGGCGGTCAGCGAAGGACTGCCGTCGCCGCGGCTCATCGTCGAACTGGCGCACGAACCGCGCTTCGAGTACTGCGTGTGGCCGGTATCGGCGCCGACGCCCACGTATGCGGTGCTCTCGCAGCGCTCCGACGACCGCTATTTCCGCTGCGAGGTGTACCTCACCGAGGGCTCACAGGGCTATTCGCTCAACGGCTACAACCGTGAACAGGTGATCGGCGACATCCTCGACCAATACGAACGCCACCTCGGATACCTGCATCTGCGGCGGGCGGCGACCGACCACGGACCCGATACCGTGGTGGATGCCCCCGACCCCGAACCCGAAGGGACCCCCGCATGA
- a CDS encoding aldehyde dehydrogenase family protein gives MSDTLFIDGVWRAAASGATREIRCPADGSLVGVVAEAGPADTEAAIAAARAAFDDGPWRQTGAAERGDLLLRVATEIDTRREEFVRAETLDTGKRPYESDLDMTDIANCFRYFGKLAADDAGRVVDAGSPDVDSRIVYEPVGVCGLITPWNYPLLQAAWKIAPALAAGNTFVLKPAELTPHTSILIMRVLDDLGLPSGVANLVLGAGADAGAPLSAHPDVDLVSFTGGLATGRIIAGEAAATVKKVALELGGKNPNVIFADACDTDDRLAASVDNALNAAFLHSGQVCSAGARLVIEESAHDRFVDELVRRAEQIRLGRPFDEGTETGPLISSAHRDKVHAYVEQARAEGAVIRTGGAFGTGDHGSGSLDDGWFYLPTVIDGARRTMACVHDEAFGPTVTVETFADEAEAVAIANDTEYGLAGAVWSSDAARARRIAARLRHGTVWVNDFGPYLPQAEWGGFGRSGVGRELGPSGLAEYREPKHVYENLRPGVTDWFTDRGGNR, from the coding sequence ATGAGCGACACGCTCTTCATCGACGGCGTTTGGCGCGCGGCGGCTTCCGGGGCAACGCGTGAGATCCGTTGCCCTGCAGATGGATCTCTGGTCGGTGTGGTCGCCGAGGCGGGGCCTGCGGATACCGAGGCGGCCATCGCCGCAGCGCGAGCAGCCTTCGACGACGGCCCGTGGCGGCAGACCGGCGCGGCCGAACGGGGCGATCTGCTGTTGCGCGTCGCCACCGAGATCGACACGCGCCGCGAAGAATTCGTGCGTGCGGAGACCCTCGACACGGGCAAGCGGCCGTACGAGTCCGACCTCGACATGACCGACATCGCCAACTGCTTCCGCTATTTCGGCAAGCTGGCCGCCGACGACGCGGGCCGTGTCGTCGATGCCGGATCACCGGATGTCGACTCCCGGATCGTCTACGAGCCGGTCGGGGTGTGCGGCCTGATCACACCGTGGAACTATCCGCTCCTGCAAGCGGCGTGGAAGATCGCGCCCGCCCTCGCCGCCGGCAACACGTTCGTCCTCAAACCCGCCGAACTCACCCCGCACACGTCGATCCTGATCATGCGGGTCCTCGACGATCTCGGGCTGCCGTCCGGAGTGGCGAACCTGGTACTCGGCGCGGGCGCCGATGCGGGCGCGCCCCTCTCGGCCCACCCCGACGTCGACCTCGTGTCGTTCACCGGCGGATTGGCCACCGGCAGGATCATCGCGGGCGAGGCCGCCGCGACGGTGAAGAAGGTCGCACTCGAACTCGGTGGCAAGAACCCGAACGTGATCTTCGCCGACGCCTGCGACACCGACGATCGGCTCGCTGCCTCCGTCGACAACGCACTGAACGCCGCGTTCCTGCACTCCGGTCAGGTGTGTTCGGCCGGAGCACGTCTCGTCATCGAGGAATCAGCGCATGATCGCTTCGTCGATGAGCTCGTCCGCAGGGCGGAACAGATTCGGCTCGGCCGTCCGTTCGACGAGGGCACCGAGACCGGGCCGTTGATCTCGTCGGCACACCGCGACAAGGTGCACGCATATGTCGAGCAGGCCCGCGCCGAGGGGGCCGTGATCCGAACCGGCGGAGCGTTCGGCACCGGCGATCACGGTTCCGGGAGCCTCGACGACGGCTGGTTCTACCTGCCGACGGTCATCGACGGCGCACGCCGGACGATGGCGTGCGTGCACGACGAGGCCTTCGGGCCAACGGTCACCGTCGAGACGTTCGCCGACGAGGCCGAGGCCGTCGCCATCGCGAACGACACCGAGTACGGGCTCGCGGGTGCGGTCTGGTCCTCCGACGCGGCACGTGCCCGTCGCATCGCCGCACGACTGCGGCACGGCACCGTGTGGGTCAACGACTTCGGACCCTATCTGCCACAGGCGGAATGGGGAGGGTTCGGCCGGTCCGGAGTCGGTCGGGAACTGGGACCGTCGGGCCTTGCCGAATATCGGGAGCCCAAGCATGTCTACGAGAACCTCCGGCCGGGAGTCACCGACTGGTTCACGGACCGAGGAGGAAACCGATGA
- a CDS encoding GMC family oxidoreductase, whose translation MTDTYDYVVVGGGSAGAAVASRLSENPAVTVCLIEAGPSDVGDDAILQLDRWMELLESGYDWDYPIEPQENGNDFMRHARAKVLGGCSSHNSCIAFWAPREDLDSWERDFGCTGWGSDSVYRLYPQIETNDAPGDHHGRSGPVHIMTVPPDDPCGVALLDACEAVGIPRVDFNSGTTVTNGANFFQINRRPDGVRASSSVSYLHPNLDRANLTVRTGAWAKRIVVEQADGALRAVGVDITDNAFGRTTTVRASREVIVSAGAIDSPKLLMLSGIGPTVHLREHGIDVLVDSPGVGANLQDHPEGVIGFETTRPMIAESTQWWEAGIFTTTVDGLDRPDLMMHYGSVPFDMHTLRQGYPTSESTFCLTPNVTHARSRGTVRLRSRDFRDKPRVDPRYFTDPDGHDMRVMITGIRKAREIAAAAPLADWVARELYPGPDATSDDELADYIRRTHNTVYHPVGTVRMGPTDDAMSPLDPELRVKGIDRLRVADASVFPAHTTVNPNITVMLVGERCAELVAAEGP comes from the coding sequence ATGACCGACACCTACGACTACGTCGTCGTCGGCGGCGGCTCGGCCGGCGCAGCGGTCGCGTCACGACTCTCCGAGAATCCCGCTGTCACGGTCTGTCTCATCGAAGCCGGGCCGTCCGACGTCGGCGACGACGCCATCCTGCAGCTCGATCGGTGGATGGAACTCCTCGAGTCCGGGTACGACTGGGATTATCCGATCGAGCCGCAGGAGAACGGCAACGACTTCATGCGGCATGCCCGGGCGAAGGTGCTCGGCGGGTGCAGCTCGCACAACAGCTGCATCGCGTTCTGGGCGCCGCGTGAAGACCTCGACTCGTGGGAGCGGGACTTCGGTTGCACCGGTTGGGGGTCCGACTCGGTGTACCGGCTGTACCCGCAGATAGAGACCAACGACGCCCCCGGCGATCACCACGGGCGCAGTGGCCCGGTGCACATCATGACCGTTCCGCCCGACGACCCGTGCGGCGTGGCCCTGCTCGACGCGTGTGAGGCCGTCGGTATCCCGCGCGTCGACTTCAACAGCGGGACGACGGTGACCAACGGCGCCAACTTCTTCCAGATCAACCGTCGACCCGACGGCGTGCGCGCGTCATCGTCGGTCAGCTACCTGCATCCGAATCTCGACCGCGCGAACCTCACGGTCCGCACCGGGGCATGGGCCAAGCGAATCGTCGTCGAACAAGCCGATGGCGCTCTGCGCGCCGTCGGTGTCGACATCACCGACAACGCCTTCGGCCGCACCACCACCGTGCGCGCCTCCCGCGAGGTGATCGTGTCCGCGGGTGCCATCGACAGCCCGAAGCTGCTGATGCTGTCCGGAATCGGGCCGACCGTCCATCTACGCGAGCACGGGATCGACGTCCTGGTCGACTCACCGGGCGTCGGCGCGAACCTGCAGGATCACCCGGAGGGCGTGATCGGCTTCGAGACGACACGACCGATGATCGCCGAATCCACCCAGTGGTGGGAGGCCGGGATCTTCACCACCACGGTCGACGGACTGGATCGTCCCGACCTGATGATGCATTACGGCAGTGTGCCGTTCGACATGCACACGCTGCGGCAGGGCTATCCGACCAGTGAGAGCACCTTCTGCCTCACCCCGAATGTGACGCACGCCCGCTCACGCGGGACGGTCCGGCTGCGCTCCCGTGACTTCCGCGACAAACCGCGGGTCGATCCCCGGTACTTCACCGACCCCGACGGCCACGACATGCGCGTGATGATCACCGGCATCCGTAAGGCCCGTGAGATAGCCGCGGCCGCACCGCTGGCCGATTGGGTTGCCCGCGAGCTGTATCCGGGGCCGGACGCGACGTCGGACGACGAGCTGGCCGACTACATCCGCCGCACCCACAACACCGTCTACCACCCGGTCGGCACCGTCCGGATGGGACCGACCGATGACGCGATGTCGCCGCTCGATCCGGAACTCCGGGTGAAGGGCATCGACCGGCTGCGCGTCGCCGACGCATCGGTTTTCCCGGCACACACGACAGTGAACCCGAACATCACCGTCATGCTCGTCGGCGAGCGATGCGCCGAACTCGTTGCCGCAGAGGGACCGTGA